The Borrelia turicatae 91E135 region TAAGGAGGCACGTAATAATGAAAAGAATTACTTTAAGTGCATTATTAATGACTTTATTTTTATCTTGCAATAAGGAGGGACTATAATATGAAGCATAAATTAAGTGAGAGAATTAAAAACTTTAATATAACTATACTTATATCTTTATTTTTACTTCTTAGTTGTGGCAGTGGTCAACAACCACAAGCTGGTAAGAATGGCTCAGAGAAAGGGACTGGAAGTTTAAGTGAAGTATTAATGGAGGTAGGTAGAAGTGCTGAAAATGCCTTTTATTCATTTTTAGATTTACTCTCAGATACATTAGGTTTTACTGCTAAATCAACTACAAAGAAAGAGGATGTAGGAAAATATTTTAGCGAGCTAGGTGTGAAACTTGGAAAAGCATCTGAAGAATTAGAAGCAGTAGCAAAAAAATCAGAAACAGGTGTTGATAAAGATGGATCAATAGCCGTAGTAATTAGAGCGGCAGTTGAAACGGCTAAGACTACTTTAAGCACATTAAAAGGTCATTTAGATTCTTTAAAAGATATAGGTGATGACAAATTAGTAGGGGAGGCGGTAACAAATAAAGAAGGCGCAGCATCAAATACAAATGTATTAAAGGAAGCATATAAAGCGTTAAAAGGAATAGTAAAAGCAGCAAAGGTAGCAGGTATTCCAGAGCCAGATGTAGGGAATACAACAGTAAAAGTAGGTAATGGAACAGATAATAAGGATGGAGCTAAGATATTAGCTACAGATTCAGGTGACAAACCAGGAGCAACAGATGCAGGTAAAGCAGCAGCAATATTAACAACAGTAAGTGGCAAGGAAATATTAGCATCAATAGTTAAGTCGGAGGAAAAAGATATTAAAGCCCTAGGAGCAGCTGCAAATGGAGATACAACTGCGATTAGTTTTGCAATGGGATCAAATAATGCTGGTCATTTAGCACAAGATGCAGCTAAAGCAGCCGCGGTAGCGGGAGGAATAGCTCTACGTTCCTTAATTAAAGATGGTAAACTAGCAGCAGCTGCAGCAGATGGGCAACCGGGAGGGAAAGAAGAAGTTCAAAAAGTAGGAATAACAGCAGTAAATAAGTTATTAGTAGCAATAGAAGATATAATTAGAAAGACAGTAAAGAATGTTCTTAAAACAGCGAAAGACAAAATAGATGAAGCAAGAGGACAACAAGAACCAATTTCAGAATCAAGTAAGAAGCAATAAAATAGATAGTTAGATTGATTACTTAAAAATAAGATTAGAAGGCATCTTAGATTTATATCTAAGATGCCTTCTATATTGTTGTCATGAAAAAATAATAAGTTAGATAGTCTTGTAGTAATGCAGAGGAGCTTAAAAATTGCATTTTAATCTTTTATAATAGACAATTAAGGTTTATTGTCTGTTATAGTTATAGGTGGCTGGTACTTTTGAGATTAAGGTTTCTACTAAAAAGAGCGATATTGGAGTTTATTTCACTAATATTGCTGACACTATGACATCTGTTAAAGAGAAGTTGCAAGATGAAGTTGTTAAGAATGGGAAACTCAAAACTTAAATCAGTCGTTGATACATTTGTCACAGGTTCATTAGACAAGATTGTTGATGGGGCTAAAGAAGCAGCTAAAGGGGCTACTGGTGACGATAAGATTGGTGGTGCTACTAATGTAAGTCAAGATGCTGTACCGGCAGATACTGCAAGTGTCAATTCTCTTGTTAAAGGAATTAAAACTATTGTTGACGTGGGTTTAAAGAAGGATGAAGGGAGTGCAGGCGCTACTAAGACTGGTGACACAGAGCAAAAATCAATTGGTAAATTGTTTGATGGTAGTACTGGAGCTGGTGCGGATGATAAAAAAGCGGCAACTGATGCAGCAAAGGCAGTTGGTGCTGTAACTGGGGCTGATATTCTTCAAGCTATGGTTAAGGATAATGGTGATGCTGCTAAACTAGCAGCTGAAGTATCTAAAGCAGACCCATGGGCTATGATTGATAAAATTCAGAATGCTAAGACCAAAACCGGTGTCCTTGATGCTAATACTGATAAAGGTTCTGGACAATTAGCCACTGGTACTGGTGTTGCTGATGTTAAGGCAGCTACTAATGCAGACTTAGCTGCTGCTGTAGCTCTTAAGGCTATGACTAAAGGTGGTAAGTTTACTCAACCTAATGATAATGAAGATGCTGATATTTCTGGAGCAGCAGTAACTGCTGTAAATAAGGTGTTAGGAATACTTGATTTTATAATTAGGAAAACAGTAAGTATCAATCTAGATAAGATAAGAGAAGCTGTTAAGGGAATACAGTACTCTGAACCTACAACTGAATCAACTGAAGCTAGTACTATTACTCAACCTGCTACTACTAAATAAATTGTCTAATTAAAGAATCTACTAAATAAAGTCATTTGAGGAAAACTTTTCTTTTCATAAGAATTGTTTTCCTTTTTTTGAATTTTAGTATATTAAATATTTGTACTAAAGATAAGTAAATAAGATCTAGTTAAACCTTTTTATCTAGGTGGTAAATGATTGATGGGATTAGTTTTGATTAGTAAATGAGTAGAATTATTCGGAAAGTAAAGGTAGGAACTAGGTTTCTTAGTTTTTGTTTTTATTGAATGATATGTTTACTTTAGTTAATTGTTTTTTATTTATTTGTTTTTTTAAGGTGTAAATTGGATGTAATTAATTACAAGTTTTATATTAAGATAATATCTTTGTTCTTTATTGTATAAATTTACTTAATAAAATAGTTTTGTTGTGTTTTAAGTAGGTCAAAGTGAGATAATTGTATTATTTATAATAATTTATTTGAAATTTAAGATAAAAGGTGTATATTTACCAATAATTGTTATATTTCAATATCGAGATTCAATAATTAAATAATTTGATGTCCCAGGAGGGAGATATGAATAGAAGTATTTTATCAGTATGTATGTTAACATTATTATGTTTGTTATCATGTGATATAAATGCCCTTAATGAATTGCTAGATAAAGCAAGGGAAAAATTTTTAGATGAAAGCAAAGATAATAAAGATCTAAACCATAAACAAGAAAATCAGGAACAAAAAGAAGTTGTTATAGATGATTTAGAAGAAGAAGTAAAAATACAGCAAGATATAGAAGTAAAGCCTGTTAATTCGGGATTTGTGTCGTCTCAACAAGTGTATCCATATTATGTCCAAGAAGAAAGAGAGATAAAAGAAGAGGATTTAACACCAAGTACTGATGAAGAAAAGAAAGCACAAGCAGAAATTGACAATGTAAAAAGAGCCCTTGTAGATTCTGGATGTTCTCAATTAATTGAGGATGCACTTAAACTCAAAAGTGAATGTGAGCTATTAGAATCTAGATTTTATGATACACTTTCAGAACTTAAAAATAAAATTCAAAATAAAACAGGGAGTAGTTATCTTGTAAAAGATAAGACAAAGAGACAGCAACTGATTCAATTGTGCAATCAATTAAATGATCAAAGGTCTCAGATTGATATGCTTAGGATTAAAGTTGATAATGGTCTTGACGAACGAAGATCCGCAGAATTTTTCTTTAATAAGTCCCAAGAAACTTTAAGAGAAGCTATTACTGAAAGATTAAGAAAGAAGAAACGTAGAAGTTACTTATCAAGAAGAGTGAATAGTGGTTTTCTAGCTCAAAAGTCACGAAGTGAAGCAGAAAATGTTTTAAGTTTATTAGAATCCTCTTCTTCTGATATAGGAGAAGCAATAGGAATAAAGAAAGAGATAGAAAAACTCATTGAAGAAGCAAAATCTTATCTATCAAACCTTGCAAGATAGAGACGGTAAGGGTTTAAATATTTTATAACATTAGTATTTTCAATAAGAGTTCCTTATAAAGGAACTCTTATTGATTTTATTTAAAGAAGTTTTTACAAACCAATTACCTTTAAGATTTGACTGTGTATTTATTTTATATTCCCATTTTAAGGATATTAATAAGAGTAGAGATTGTTGTTTTAAATTATTTTAAAGCTTTGAGGGGTAATTGTTTTTGAATGCTGATATCGAAAAAGATGATTTATTAAATAAGGAATATAAGGTTTTAGATAAAGGCTTTATAAAGCTTGTTGATTATGTGAGGTAGTGGTGCAAGAATATTTAAGGCGATGAGAGAGGATTGTTAATGTGATGAGCTTATAGATTATTTAATGAGAAATGAACATACAAGTCTATTTGAATAAGTAATGTTTATATTTTATGTTAATGCATCATGTTTTGTTGCAATCTATACTTAATCAAGAGTGTAAATTATTTGTAAAGGCTACTGGAATTGAAGAAATTTAAAATAAAAAATAACAATAAAGACTTATAGAGCAAAGACAGTAGTAAATAATCAAGGTGATTTAAAGTAAAGATTTTCTTGTGATTTAAAAGGTCAGACGGGAAATATGTTTTCTTGTTTATATATGTATATAAAATTATACTAATTGGTATTAATCTATTTTTAATCATTTTAGCAATTATATAGGGGGTATAGTTGTTTGCACCAAAATCATAACCGAACAATATCAAGATAAAAAGAATAGTTAATAATAATAGTAGTGTAAAGTAATAGAAAATAAAAAAAAGTCAGAAATTTTAATTAAAAATTTGTATTTTAAACAAAGTGATATATATTATAAATTAATAATGATTATTATTTAATATAATAATCATTATTAATTTCAAGGAAGGAGAATATTTATGAGAAAAAACTTATTTATATTTACATTGTTAGTTGTAGGATTAGTATCTTGTGATCTAAATTCTAAATTATTGGATAATAAAAAAGTGAACAAAGATGTTCCAAAAGAGGTTGTAGATAGTGTTCAAGGAGATGAGCCCTACAAAGAAGTTAATGTCGATGGTTTAGAAAAGGTTGTAGATGATGTTCAAATAGATGAACTAGCAAAGGAAGATAAGGATGTTGCTGAGAAGGAAAAATTAATATCTGAGCTTAAAAAGGATACCGAAGGTCTTATTAAAGTAGTAAATAAAGATAAGACTGAAGTTGAGGATGGAACTCAATATGGAATGAAGGATGAAGTATTTAAAGCAGTGACAAATACTGTTAATAATAAGACACTAGATAATGATGAGAATAAGGAAGCAAGAAGATTATTTTATTCTTCTTTGAAATACGATAAAGAGAAAATAAAAGACTTTGCAAAGATTCTTAAAAATATCGAATCAG contains the following coding sequences:
- a CDS encoding P12 family lipoprotein; the protein is MNRSILSVCMLTLLCLLSCDINALNELLDKAREKFLDESKDNKDLNHKQENQEQKEVVIDDLEEEVKIQQDIEVKPVNSGFVSSQQVYPYYVQEEREIKEEDLTPSTDEEKKAQAEIDNVKRALVDSGCSQLIEDALKLKSECELLESRFYDTLSELKNKIQNKTGSSYLVKDKTKRQQLIQLCNQLNDQRSQIDMLRIKVDNGLDERRSAEFFFNKSQETLREAITERLRKKKRRSYLSRRVNSGFLAQKSRSEAENVLSLLESSSSDIGEAIGIKKEIEKLIEEAKSYLSNLAR
- a CDS encoding variable large family protein, whose protein sequence is MKHKLSERIKNFNITILISLFLLLSCGSGQQPQAGKNGSEKGTGSLSEVLMEVGRSAENAFYSFLDLLSDTLGFTAKSTTKKEDVGKYFSELGVKLGKASEELEAVAKKSETGVDKDGSIAVVIRAAVETAKTTLSTLKGHLDSLKDIGDDKLVGEAVTNKEGAASNTNVLKEAYKALKGIVKAAKVAGIPEPDVGNTTVKVGNGTDNKDGAKILATDSGDKPGATDAGKAAAILTTVSGKEILASIVKSEEKDIKALGAAANGDTTAISFAMGSNNAGHLAQDAAKAAAVAGGIALRSLIKDGKLAAAAADGQPGGKEEVQKVGITAVNKLLVAIEDIIRKTVKNVLKTAKDKIDEARGQQEPISESSKKQ
- a CDS encoding complement regulator-acquiring protein gives rise to the protein MRKNLFIFTLLVVGLVSCDLNSKLLDNKKVNKDVPKEVVDSVQGDEPYKEVNVDGLEKVVDDVQIDELAKEDKDVAEKEKLISELKKDTEGLIKVVNKDKTEVEDGTQYGMKDEVFKAVTNTVNNKTLDNDENKEARRLFYSSLKYDKEKIKDFAKILKNIESDGTNKGTWIKDIMSAGREHLQSNFEKIIDKVEKSKDKLDKLSLVDLKEVKTKFDEIKSQREAFIKAVGSLIASYKAKTDGIDSDSEKLIKHVEKEYKDLITVKIPGMKSVYDKIVGVLDTIK